The Humulus lupulus chromosome 4, drHumLupu1.1, whole genome shotgun sequence genome has a window encoding:
- the LOC133829964 gene encoding uncharacterized protein LOC133829964 isoform X1, which translates to MESTKDALISTCILPLLLLFLPSSSSSTVPASNQHSLVVAPFSMLQLSHGLPVKYSHNSKPGTSMVCERVHVYGSSRIKNFRKFAHSVTLKVSAKDSSVFPKAEVCFHRNLSTGIGLCPNSRWEKISNGSWARSMSPFGYKLLDIRTTNLSLEDFVVSIEEGFFPCRVICLILGIIFMSLAPNLSNSLAFYYGSTIATGVILVILIAFFQGLKKTRNLHPTHPKTALLIYSSVVGYVSFLFYRFPQLLHSILVEIGIDEEILYALVLFLLFLNILAGAWLGVWVVRKCILTKDGSIDFSTSHFVEWFFRILSAVLLLQSSVDPIVAMEALVFGILISSLSRRIFRLRILRRIHRNLTKLAHRRHRKSHLSDLSSSEDSHDKYTYKIQSNEDFNFRTGYQSKGFSIAPGSYDHDVYVSGLSGNTSNQLYLSSFHTTPERRRFSKPVWEKFTRDSTEKALEELVSSPGFGKWLSRSAERISVTPPSGRRAEKQGKWFRFF; encoded by the exons ATGGAGTCTACTAAGGATGCCCTAATTTCTACATGCATTCTTCCCCTTCTCTTGCTCTTTCTTCCATCTTCGTCTTCTTCCACAGTTCCAGCATCCAATCAACATTCTTTAG TTGTTGCTCCATTTTCTATGTTGCAATTATCTCATGGCCTACCAGTGAAATACTCCCACAATTCCAAGCCTGGCACTTCCATGGTCTGTGAAAGGGTTCATGTTTATGGATCATCGAGGATTAAAAACTTTAGAAAGTTTGCTCATTCAGTCACGTTGAAGGTATCGGCTAAAGATTCAAGTGTTTTTCCAAAGGCTGAGGTTTGCTTCCATAG GAACTTATCTACGGGGATAGGATTGTGCCCCAATAGCCGATGGGAGAAAATTTCCAATGGTTCATGGGCTCGTTCCATGTCACCTTTTGGTTACAAGCTTTTAGATATCCGGACTACTAATTTATCTTTAGAAGACTTTGTGGTATCTATTGAAGAAG GATTTTTCCCTTGTCGTGTAATATGTTTGATCTTGGGTATTATCTTCATGAGTTTGGCTCCCAATCTGAGCAACTCGTTAGCATTTTACTATGGCAGTACAATAGCAACTGGTGTCATCCTTGTAATATTGATTGCCTTTTTTCAG GGACTGAAAAAGACAAGGAATCTTCATCCTACTCATCCAAAGACTGCATTGTTAATCTATTCATCTGTT GTTGGTTACGTGTCATTTCTCTTCTACCGCTTTCCTCAATTGTTGCATTCAATACTTGTGGAGATTGGAATCGATGAGGAAATATTATATGCT TTGGTGTTATTTCTGCTGTTTCTCAACATTCTTGCTGGTGCATGGTTGGGTGTTTGGGTGGTTCGCAAATGTATCCTAACAAAAGATGGATCAATTGATTTTAGCACATCCCACTTTGTTGAATGGTTCTTCCGAATCCTGTCTGCAGTTTTACTTCTTCAG AGTTCTGTGGATCCCATAGTGGCAATGGAGGCTTTAGTTTTTGGAATATTAATCTCTTCACTTTCTAGAAGAATCTTTAGATTGAGAATCCTTCGTCGCATCCATAG AAATTTAACAAAATTAGCTCATAGGAGGCACAGAAAGTCACATTTGTCTGACCTTTCCTCTTCTGAAGATTCTCATGATAAATACACTTACAAGATCCAAAGCAATGAAGACTTCAATTTCCGAACAGGGTATCAATCAAAGGGATTTTCTATAGCTCCAGGCAGTTATGATCATG ATGTTTATGTTTCAGGTTTGAGTGGCAATACCTCCAATCAGCTATACTTATCTAGTTTTCACACCACACCTGAAAGGAGAAGATTCTCAAAGCCTGTTTGGGAAAAGTTCACAAGAGACTCCACCGAGAAAGCCCTTGAAGAGCTTGTTTCTTCCCCTGGTTTCGGAAAATGGCTTTCCAGAAGTGCAGAGAGAATTAGTGTTACTCCACCTAGTGGCAGAAGAGCCGAAAAACAGGGCAAGTGGTTTCGATTTTTTTAA
- the LOC133831899 gene encoding protein ALP1-like, whose protein sequence is MCNELNLVPKMDDSDEEFEILFGDTSSSSSEELIGQVIMLNRLQEMQKSQQIRRPLRTSDMSGRQYLLELLNGHPDRLFYTIRMDINTFRSLCRRLVEMEVIEHDRVISVEEAVVMFLWIVTHNQRVRTVAERYQHSGETVCRQFGRVLDALCYLGNEVIRPLDFNTVQAEIQNNSKYFPWFKDCVGAIDGTHVSAVAPTLKQLAFRGRKIDVTQNVMAACSFNMMFTYVYAGWEGTANDSRVLLDAMRKDDNFPMPPQGKYYVVDSGYPNMPGFLAPYRGERYHLRRFRGRGNHPRGAMELFNYRHSSLRNVIERCFGLLKARFPILKSMPPYLLGKQRRIPIACCAIHNWIRMHSINDEMFEQYSVDARTVEDIEGTESQSNTTTENQQEGDGAGISETPELNFSQAYMAQMENVRDDIAGQMWLSYNNNT, encoded by the exons ATGTGTAATGAACTTAACTTG GTACCTAAGATGGATGATTCAGATGAGGAGTTTGAAATATTATTTGGTGATACTTCTTCTTCATCAAGCGAGGAATTAATTGGTCAAGTTATCATGCTTAATCGATTACAAGAGATGCAAAAATCTCAACAGATTAGACGACCACTACGCACTTCAGATATGTCTGGACGTCAATATTTACTTGAGCTGTTAAATGGACACCCTGATAGATTGTTTTACACAATTAGAATGGACATTAATACTTTTAGATCTTTATGTCGTCGATTAGTTGAAATGGAAGTCATAGAACATGATAGGGTAATTAGTGTTGAAGAAGCTGTTGTCATGTTTCTATGGATAGTTACACACAACCAACGAGTTAGAACTGTGGCTGAAAGATATCAACATTCAGGAGAAACTGTTTGTCGTCAGTTTGGTAGAGTGCTAGATGCATTGTGTTATTTAGGAAATGAAGTAATAAGGCCTCTTGACTTTAACACTGTGCAAgcagaaattcaaaataattcaAAGTATTTCCCATGGTTTAAG GATTGTGTTGGAGCAATTGATGGTACTCATGTAAGTGCAGTTGCACCAACTCTAAAACAACTTGCATTTAGAGGAAGAAAAATAGATGTAACACAAAATGTAATGGCTGCATGCTCCTTTAATATGATGTTTACTTATGTCTACGCTGGATGGGAAGGAACAGCTAATGATTCCCGAGTGCTTCttgatgcaatgagaaaagatgATAACTTCCCTATGCCACCACAAG GAAAATACTATGTTGTTGATTCTGGTTATCCAAATATGCCTGGGTTTCTAGCACCATATCGTGGTGAACGTTATCACTTGCGTCGTTTTAGAGGAAGAGGGAACCACCCTAGAGGTGCAATGGAGTTATTCAATTATAGACACTCATCATTGCGTAATGTGATTGAACGTTGTTTTGGACTTCTAAAAGCTAGGTTTCCAATTTTGAAGTCAATGCCTCCATACTTGCTTGGAAAGCAACGTCGAATACCAATAGCATGTTGTGCTATCCATAACTGGATTAGAATGCATTCTATTAATGATGAAATGTTTGAACAATATTCAGTTGATGCCAGAACTGTAGAAGATATTGAAGGAACTGAAAGCCAATCTAATACAACAACTGAAAACCAACAAGAAGGAGATGGAGCAGGAATTTCCGAGACACCAGAGTTGAATTTCAGTCAAGCTTATATGGCCCAGATGGAAAATGTTAGAGATGACATTGCTGGACAAATGTGGCTTAGTTATAACAACAATacttaa
- the LOC133829964 gene encoding uncharacterized protein LOC133829964 isoform X3 — protein sequence MESTKDALISTCILPLLLLFLPSSSSSTVPASNQHSLVVAPFSMLQLSHGLPVKYSHNSKPGTSMVCERVHVYGSSRIKNFRKFAHSVTLKVSAKDSSVFPKAEVCFHRNLSTGIGLCPNSRWEKISNGSWARSMSPFGYKLLDIRTTNLSLEDFVVSIEEGFFPCRVICLILGIIFMSLAPNLSNSLAFYYGSTIATGVILVILIAFFQGLKKTRNLHPTHPKTALLIYSSVVGYVSFLFYRFPQLLHSILVEIGIDEEILYALVLFLLFLNILAGAWLGVWVVRKCILTKDGSIDFSTSHFVEWFFRILSAVLLLQSSVDPIVAMEALVFGILISSLSRRIFRLRILRRIHRFEWQYLQSAILI from the exons ATGGAGTCTACTAAGGATGCCCTAATTTCTACATGCATTCTTCCCCTTCTCTTGCTCTTTCTTCCATCTTCGTCTTCTTCCACAGTTCCAGCATCCAATCAACATTCTTTAG TTGTTGCTCCATTTTCTATGTTGCAATTATCTCATGGCCTACCAGTGAAATACTCCCACAATTCCAAGCCTGGCACTTCCATGGTCTGTGAAAGGGTTCATGTTTATGGATCATCGAGGATTAAAAACTTTAGAAAGTTTGCTCATTCAGTCACGTTGAAGGTATCGGCTAAAGATTCAAGTGTTTTTCCAAAGGCTGAGGTTTGCTTCCATAG GAACTTATCTACGGGGATAGGATTGTGCCCCAATAGCCGATGGGAGAAAATTTCCAATGGTTCATGGGCTCGTTCCATGTCACCTTTTGGTTACAAGCTTTTAGATATCCGGACTACTAATTTATCTTTAGAAGACTTTGTGGTATCTATTGAAGAAG GATTTTTCCCTTGTCGTGTAATATGTTTGATCTTGGGTATTATCTTCATGAGTTTGGCTCCCAATCTGAGCAACTCGTTAGCATTTTACTATGGCAGTACAATAGCAACTGGTGTCATCCTTGTAATATTGATTGCCTTTTTTCAG GGACTGAAAAAGACAAGGAATCTTCATCCTACTCATCCAAAGACTGCATTGTTAATCTATTCATCTGTT GTTGGTTACGTGTCATTTCTCTTCTACCGCTTTCCTCAATTGTTGCATTCAATACTTGTGGAGATTGGAATCGATGAGGAAATATTATATGCT TTGGTGTTATTTCTGCTGTTTCTCAACATTCTTGCTGGTGCATGGTTGGGTGTTTGGGTGGTTCGCAAATGTATCCTAACAAAAGATGGATCAATTGATTTTAGCACATCCCACTTTGTTGAATGGTTCTTCCGAATCCTGTCTGCAGTTTTACTTCTTCAG AGTTCTGTGGATCCCATAGTGGCAATGGAGGCTTTAGTTTTTGGAATATTAATCTCTTCACTTTCTAGAAGAATCTTTAGATTGAGAATCCTTCGTCGCATCCATAG GTTTGAGTGGCAATACCTCCAATCAGCTATACTTATCTAG
- the LOC133829964 gene encoding uncharacterized protein LOC133829964 isoform X2, which produces MESTKDALISTCILPLLLLFLPSSSSSTVPASNQHSLVVAPFSMLQLSHGLPVKYSHNSKPGTSMVCERVHVYGSSRIKNFRKFAHSVTLKVSAKDSSVFPKAEVCFHRNLSTGIGLCPNSRWEKISNGSWARSMSPFGYKLLDIRTTNLSLEDFVVSIEEGFFPCRVICLILGIIFMSLAPNLSNSLAFYYGSTIATGVILVILIAFFQGLKKTRNLHPTHPKTALLIYSSVVGYVSFLFYRFPQLLHSILVEIGIDEEILYALVLFLLFLNILAGAWLGVWVVRKCILTKDGSIDFSTSHFVEWFFRILSAVLLLQSSVDPIVAMEALVFGILISSLSRRIFRLRILRRIHRNLTKLAHRRHRKSHLSDLSSSEDSHDKYTYKIQSNEDFNFRTGYQSKGFSIAPGSYDHGLSGNTSNQLYLSSFHTTPERRRFSKPVWEKFTRDSTEKALEELVSSPGFGKWLSRSAERISVTPPSGRRAEKQGKWFRFF; this is translated from the exons ATGGAGTCTACTAAGGATGCCCTAATTTCTACATGCATTCTTCCCCTTCTCTTGCTCTTTCTTCCATCTTCGTCTTCTTCCACAGTTCCAGCATCCAATCAACATTCTTTAG TTGTTGCTCCATTTTCTATGTTGCAATTATCTCATGGCCTACCAGTGAAATACTCCCACAATTCCAAGCCTGGCACTTCCATGGTCTGTGAAAGGGTTCATGTTTATGGATCATCGAGGATTAAAAACTTTAGAAAGTTTGCTCATTCAGTCACGTTGAAGGTATCGGCTAAAGATTCAAGTGTTTTTCCAAAGGCTGAGGTTTGCTTCCATAG GAACTTATCTACGGGGATAGGATTGTGCCCCAATAGCCGATGGGAGAAAATTTCCAATGGTTCATGGGCTCGTTCCATGTCACCTTTTGGTTACAAGCTTTTAGATATCCGGACTACTAATTTATCTTTAGAAGACTTTGTGGTATCTATTGAAGAAG GATTTTTCCCTTGTCGTGTAATATGTTTGATCTTGGGTATTATCTTCATGAGTTTGGCTCCCAATCTGAGCAACTCGTTAGCATTTTACTATGGCAGTACAATAGCAACTGGTGTCATCCTTGTAATATTGATTGCCTTTTTTCAG GGACTGAAAAAGACAAGGAATCTTCATCCTACTCATCCAAAGACTGCATTGTTAATCTATTCATCTGTT GTTGGTTACGTGTCATTTCTCTTCTACCGCTTTCCTCAATTGTTGCATTCAATACTTGTGGAGATTGGAATCGATGAGGAAATATTATATGCT TTGGTGTTATTTCTGCTGTTTCTCAACATTCTTGCTGGTGCATGGTTGGGTGTTTGGGTGGTTCGCAAATGTATCCTAACAAAAGATGGATCAATTGATTTTAGCACATCCCACTTTGTTGAATGGTTCTTCCGAATCCTGTCTGCAGTTTTACTTCTTCAG AGTTCTGTGGATCCCATAGTGGCAATGGAGGCTTTAGTTTTTGGAATATTAATCTCTTCACTTTCTAGAAGAATCTTTAGATTGAGAATCCTTCGTCGCATCCATAG AAATTTAACAAAATTAGCTCATAGGAGGCACAGAAAGTCACATTTGTCTGACCTTTCCTCTTCTGAAGATTCTCATGATAAATACACTTACAAGATCCAAAGCAATGAAGACTTCAATTTCCGAACAGGGTATCAATCAAAGGGATTTTCTATAGCTCCAGGCAGTTATGATCATG GTTTGAGTGGCAATACCTCCAATCAGCTATACTTATCTAGTTTTCACACCACACCTGAAAGGAGAAGATTCTCAAAGCCTGTTTGGGAAAAGTTCACAAGAGACTCCACCGAGAAAGCCCTTGAAGAGCTTGTTTCTTCCCCTGGTTTCGGAAAATGGCTTTCCAGAAGTGCAGAGAGAATTAGTGTTACTCCACCTAGTGGCAGAAGAGCCGAAAAACAGGGCAAGTGGTTTCGATTTTTTTAA